ATCGGGAATTCTCCATAGTAATTTCCATCTTCTAACACGATGGTTGTGCCAGATTGGGCCGATTGCAGGGCCTCGCGTAAGGCACTTCCCCGAGGGGAAACCACAATCTCTTCAGCGGGAACAGGTAGAGTCATTACTGTCTGCATAAGAAGTACCAAGGTGATCCTTTTTAAAAACTGTCTTCCCACATACATACGCTGTTTCAACAGGCAATTCTCCGTATTAAGTTATAAAGATAACACCAAATGTGCCGTTTTGCAAAAAAAAGACCGTTCTATGAAAATAATATGCCTTGGGAGAAACAAGTGGGCGATTCTCATATTTTCTGTCTTTTCTTTTGTCATAAATTCTTCCTGTGCTCCTATCTTCTCGAATTTCTTCGAAAACTTTCTTCAATGATCTCCGTAAGGAGTTGCGTATAGCTGTTTCCCTGTGAGAGATACGACTTTGGCAAAAGTGAGGCCGGGGTGAAGCCGGGAAGGGTGTTGACCTCTAAGACAAAGGGGGTTCCGCCGTGGACTATCATGTCAGTACGGGAGTAGACGGAACATTCAAGGCTGATATGCACCGCTCGCGCTGTTCTCTCGAGAAGCTCCACGAGTTCAGGAGCATGTGGTACGGGAACAATCTCCTCGGATTTTCCCTTATATTTTGCATCATAATCAAAATATGTTCCCTCCGTGGGTTTGATATACACCGGGGGTAAGGCTTGTACACCCTCTGCTGTTTCCATGACGGGACAGGAAAACTCTTCTCCTTCGATATAGGTTTCTACCAATACCGACGGGGCATACTGTGAGTACTCTTCGAGAAGACCGTGCAACTCTTCTTTTGTATGGGCAATTCCCATGAGTTTGGAAGAGCCCGATTGTGGGCATTTTACAAAACAGGGAAACCCGTGTCGTGCGGCGATATGAGGAATTTTTTCCGGCTCATTTCGATAGAGAGTATAGGGTGGTGTCGGTATACCGCTTGCTTCAAATATTTTCTTGGCTAAGCCCTTATGCATTCCCAGGGCACTTGCGCTAACTGCACTTCCGGTATAGGCAACGCCAATAGTTTCCAGATATCCTTGAAATACTCCATCTTCTCCAAATTCTCCGTGGAGGGCATTAAAACAGATATCACAGTTATTCCAGACTGAAACAGCTCCACGTGGTGAATAGGGGCCGCGGAACCGAGAAGATTCTTTCGGGGTGTGGAGATCTTCCTCGGTGATGGCATCACCTGTTTCGGCAAAGTAGAACTGTCTTTTTTCGTCGATAAGGACAACCGCAGGGATGTATCGTTCACGATCAAGATTGCGTAGTATTTCAAGACCTGTTTGCAGGGATATCTCTCGCTCTTGCGACGGGCCTCCCATGGCGATAGTAACATGTTTTTTCATCGTATATAACTCCTTCTCTGTTTCCTTCAAAATAAAAAATGGGAAGGTTGAAAAACCTTCCCACGATAAAATTGGAGAAAAATGGGATCACAGAGCTTTTGCAGCGATCAATTTTTCCCGAATCCATGAAAGCGCCTCCGACTCAGCAATGGTAACCTGCTCTTTTGTATCACGGTCACGAATTGTCACGGTTCCCTGTTCGAGTGTATCCGTGTCAATGGTAATACACCAGCATGTTCCAATTTCATCTTGCCGTGCATAGCGTTTTCCTATTGAAGAATTTGCTTCCATCTGTGCGGAGATACCATTTTGTAAAAACTCTGTGTACAGGGCTTGTGCACGTTCTGGCATGCCGTCACGTTTTACTAAGGGGAGCACCGCCACCTTGTACGGCGCGATGGCTGGGTGAAAGGAAAGCAACTTCCGTTTTCCCTTACCCTCTCCTTCTTCACGGTAGGCGTCACAGAGAAAGGCGAGGGTTGCACGGTCTGCCCCCGCTGAGGGTTCGATAACATAGGGGGTATAATGAGTGTTTTCTTGCTCGTCAAAATAGGTAAGATGTTTCCCGCTTCCTTCACTGTGGGCTTTTAAATCGAAGTCGGTTCGATTGGCAACACCTTCCAATTCGCTCCAGCCAAAGGGGAATTTATACTCCATATCGACACAGGCCTTTGCATAATGGGCCAGTTCATCTTCAGCGTGATCACGGAGGGTGAGGTTTTCCTCTGCGATACCGTGGTTTATATACCATTGATAGCGAGCATCTCTCCAGTAGGAATACCACTCTTCATCCGTACCGGGTTTTACAAAGAACTCAAGTTCCATTTGCTCAAACTCCCGTGTACGGAAGGTATAATTTCCCGGAGTAATTTCATTGCGGAAGGATTTTCCTACTTGTCCAATGCCGAAGGGGATTTTTTTGCGAGTTGCGCGCTGAACATTGACAAAATTTACAAAAATACCTTGGGCTGTTTCGGGGCGAAGATACACCGTGGCAGAACTGTCTTCTACGGGGCCCATGAAGGTTCGAAAAAGGAGGTTGAAGTTTCGTACTTCTGACAAAAGGCCACCATTTTCCGGGCTAAAGGCGGTTGTATTTGTTACCTCTTCCATGGTTTCGCCGAGAAGCTCAGCTTTTTCAATGCCATGTTTTACCTTGTAGTACTCGCGCGCAGTTTTTCGTGCCTTATCAAATTGTGCCTTATGAGTGGCCAGTACTTTGTATTCCCGATCCGATTCTTTCCCGCTTTTTGCGTCCTTGGCTCCGGTAAAGGTAAGGACGGTTCCGCTTTGCGGCTCTATGTGGTCTGTTCGAAAGCGGTTGCCCGTGAGAAGACAGTCTGCCATGGGATCGGAAAAGCCGTCAAGGTGTCCTGATGATTTCCAAACCTTGGGATGCATGAGTATGGAGGCGTCCAAGCCAACCACATCTTCACGCTCTGCGATAACGGACCGCCACCACGCATTTTTCACATTGCGCTTGAGCTCTACCCCTGCCGGACCATAGTCCCAACAGCTGGTAAGACCACCGTATATCTCGCTGGATTGAAATATGAATCCCCGTCGTTTCGCCAGGGAGATTATCTTTGACATTTTATCGTCTTCACGACCGGCTCTTGGCATATAAAATCCTTTGGGTTAAACCGTACTGCACTGGCTAAAATAATATATGCAGAGATGATATTGCGAAGATTGGCTAATTGGTGGTGCTTTTGTTTTTTCCTTTCCCTCGATCAATTCCTATGGTATACTCATTTTTTTGGAGATATGAGTACCCTTATGAAAGCACATCCGATTCTTGTTGCTGATGATGATATGACTACACAATTACTCCTGCAAAATGCATTGGAGGAGTGGGGCTACTCGGTTATTGTGCGGGATAATGGCATTGAGGCCTTAGAGATTATTAATAGCGGTGCTGTTTCTGTTGCCCTGTTAGATTGGGATATGCCTGGCTATGACGGTATTACCGTGTGTCGCCGTCTCATGAAACAGAAGTGTGAGTCCTCCGTATATCGTATTCTTCTTACGGCGAAGGAAGGGAGTGAAAACATTTCCCGGGGGCTTGAAGCGGGCGCACATGACTACATTATAAAACCCTTTGATCCAATTATTCTGCAATCGAGGATTCGAGCGGGATTACGCTTTTACAAATTAGAAAAATCTCTCTTTGATCGAAACCGTGCCTTACGCAAATATGCCTTTGAGATGGAGCGTCTGGCCCAAGAACGGGCGGAACAGCTGATTCACGCAGATCGTTTAACCACCATTGGAATGCTGACGGCGGGGGTGGCCCATGAAGTGAATAATCCAAGTACCTTCATCAGCGGGAATATCTCAATTCTGAAAGAGTTATGGCCACTCATACGGCGTGGGCTTCACGGACTTCGTGAAGAGGTTTCTCCTGAAGATGCTTCTCGCCTCGATTTTGCCATAGAGGAAATTCCCCCCATTCTCTCAGCCATGGAATCGGGGGTGAATCGTATTGGGAAAATCGTCGAGGGGTTAAAGCTCTATGCCAGAAAAGATTCCATTGAACAAACAGAATTCTCCTTAGCTGCGTTGATACATGATTCGCTCGCCTTGCTGCAGGCATCCTTAAAAAATATAGCCCTTGATCTAGAAGTGGATGACTCGCTTATGGTGTATGGAGATTACCAAAAGGTGGAGCAGGTTCTGGTGAATCTTCTCGTTAACGCCGTAGATGAGTTACACTCTCTGGAGGGCCGTGAGCAGCGTATTCGTATTGCTACAGAGGAGGATGACAAAGATGTATGGGTACATGTGCATGATACCGGACCGGGCATTGCAGAATCGGTGCGGGAAAAACTTTTTTCTCCTTTTTTTACCACCAAAGAGCCGGGAAAAGGGACCGGTTTAGGGTTGTCAATCTGCGCGGGAATTATAGAACAACATGGAGGAACAATTCGCGCTTCCTCCTCAGAGCTTGGTGGTGCTCTCTTTTCATTCTCAATACCGAAACATTCAACATAAAGGATGATTGTATGAAGTATCGTATTCTCATTGTCGATGATGAAAAAGAGATTCGTGATATGCTGTCTCGTCATTTCCGTCTAAAGGGGTATTCCTGTTCAACCGCAGAAGGGGTTGATGCTGCAGAGGGGGTACTTCAGTCTGAGTTGGTGCATATTGTCATATCAGACATTGTCATGCCGGGTAAATCTGGCACGGAGTTAATGAAGCTGATTAATGAAGAGTATCCCATGGTAAAGATTATTATGATAACGGGCTATGTTTCCTTAGAAAACGCTTTAACCTGCATGCGCCGCGGAGCAGACACCTGCATTTTTAAGCCGTTGGGAGATCTAACAGAGCTGGATGAGGCCGTGCATCGTGCGGGGGCCTGGCATAGTCGGTGGCTTGAAAAGCTGCATATACTAAAAGACAATAGGAGGGGGCATGAGTAATTCTGAGATTGATCTTGATGTACTCATCGGCTTTATCGACGAAGCGTCAGATGACTTGACCGATGTCTCAGAACATATTCTGCGTCTGGAAGAAGAAGCCGATCTCGAGACCATCCAAGCCGTGTTTCGTGTATATCACTCACTGAAGGGGAACGCGTCCTATTTTGGACTCTTTCGGGTTAAGGAGCTCGCCCATGCCTTGGAGCAGGTGTTGGATAAGCTTCGAAATAATGAGTTGTCCCTCTCTGGAACGGTCATAAAGACTC
The Chitinivibrio alkaliphilus ACht1 DNA segment above includes these coding regions:
- a CDS encoding response regulator, with the translated sequence MKYRILIVDDEKEIRDMLSRHFRLKGYSCSTAEGVDAAEGVLQSELVHIVISDIVMPGKSGTELMKLINEEYPMVKIIMITGYVSLENALTCMRRGADTCIFKPLGDLTELDEAVHRAGAWHSRWLEKLHILKDNRRGHE
- a CDS encoding D-alanine--D-alanine ligase family protein, translating into MKKHVTIAMGGPSQEREISLQTGLEILRNLDRERYIPAVVLIDEKRQFYFAETGDAITEEDLHTPKESSRFRGPYSPRGAVSVWNNCDICFNALHGEFGEDGVFQGYLETIGVAYTGSAVSASALGMHKGLAKKIFEASGIPTPPYTLYRNEPEKIPHIAARHGFPCFVKCPQSGSSKLMGIAHTKEELHGLLEEYSQYAPSVLVETYIEGEEFSCPVMETAEGVQALPPVYIKPTEGTYFDYDAKYKGKSEEIVPVPHAPELVELLERTARAVHISLECSVYSRTDMIVHGGTPFVLEVNTLPGFTPASLLPKSYLSQGNSYTQLLTEIIEESFRRNSRR
- a CDS encoding sensor histidine kinase gives rise to the protein MSTLMKAHPILVADDDMTTQLLLQNALEEWGYSVIVRDNGIEALEIINSGAVSVALLDWDMPGYDGITVCRRLMKQKCESSVYRILLTAKEGSENISRGLEAGAHDYIIKPFDPIILQSRIRAGLRFYKLEKSLFDRNRALRKYAFEMERLAQERAEQLIHADRLTTIGMLTAGVAHEVNNPSTFISGNISILKELWPLIRRGLHGLREEVSPEDASRLDFAIEEIPPILSAMESGVNRIGKIVEGLKLYARKDSIEQTEFSLAALIHDSLALLQASLKNIALDLEVDDSLMVYGDYQKVEQVLVNLLVNAVDELHSLEGREQRIRIATEEDDKDVWVHVHDTGPGIAESVREKLFSPFFTTKEPGKGTGLGLSICAGIIEQHGGTIRASSSELGGALFSFSIPKHST
- a CDS encoding glycine--tRNA ligase, with protein sequence MPRAGREDDKMSKIISLAKRRGFIFQSSEIYGGLTSCWDYGPAGVELKRNVKNAWWRSVIAEREDVVGLDASILMHPKVWKSSGHLDGFSDPMADCLLTGNRFRTDHIEPQSGTVLTFTGAKDAKSGKESDREYKVLATHKAQFDKARKTAREYYKVKHGIEKAELLGETMEEVTNTTAFSPENGGLLSEVRNFNLLFRTFMGPVEDSSATVYLRPETAQGIFVNFVNVQRATRKKIPFGIGQVGKSFRNEITPGNYTFRTREFEQMELEFFVKPGTDEEWYSYWRDARYQWYINHGIAEENLTLRDHAEDELAHYAKACVDMEYKFPFGWSELEGVANRTDFDLKAHSEGSGKHLTYFDEQENTHYTPYVIEPSAGADRATLAFLCDAYREEGEGKGKRKLLSFHPAIAPYKVAVLPLVKRDGMPERAQALYTEFLQNGISAQMEANSSIGKRYARQDEIGTCWCITIDTDTLEQGTVTIRDRDTKEQVTIAESEALSWIREKLIAAKAL